From Brachionichthys hirsutus isolate HB-005 chromosome 7, CSIRO-AGI_Bhir_v1, whole genome shotgun sequence, the proteins below share one genomic window:
- the crls1 gene encoding cardiolipin synthase (CMP-forming) isoform X2 — translation MMCFRRLPSPLSSSAAHVRCLVSVRVMPSWRRKHAPVNESSRPKHSSVSGLWHPGLRGMECLAGCWTGDLRQVNASRLHAQGTVHPVHRGLHERTVSGFRSLLSPASRRLCSGKPKETTGSSLEADRKETSTVPGQGLFKFKELYENPWTVPNFLCVCRIVLAPFLGHLIVQQQFHLSIALFVLAGATDLLDGYIARTWPTQKSALGSALDPLADKILISILYVSLTCAGLIPAPLTALVMSRDIGLIAAVFWVRYKTVPPPVTLSKFFNPCYTTAQLKPTLISKVNTAIQLFLVAASLASPVLQYTDSVLLQGLWYVTAVTTAASGYSYWHYGRKTVQVLNSKSP, via the exons ATGATGTGTTTCCGGCGGCTGCCCTCGCCTTTGAGCAGCAGCGCAGCACACGTTCGCTGTTTGGTGTCCGTGCGCGTCATGCCGTCATGGCGGCGCAAACACGCACCCGTCAACGAGAGCTCGAGACCTAAACATTCTTCGGTGAGCGGTTTATGGCACCCCGGACTCAGGGGCATGGAGTGCCTCGCCGGGTGTTGGACCGGGGACCTCCGGCAGGTCAACGCGTCGCGGCTGCACGCACAAGGAACCGTGCATCCCGTACACCGGGGACTCCATGAGAGGACAGTGTCCGGTTTCCGGTCTCTGCTGTCCCCCGCATCTCGCAGGCTTTGTAGCGGAAAGCCTAAGGAGACTACGGGCAGCTCTCTTGAGGCTGACCGGAAAGAAACCAGCACCGTCCCGGGACAGGGGCTCTTTAAGTTCAAGGAACTG TATGAGAACCCGTGGACCGTCCCGAACTTCCTGTGCGTGTGCCGGATTGTGTTGGCTCCATTCCTGGGTCACCTGATCGTCCAGCAGCAGTTTCACCTCAGCATCGCTCTGTTTGTGCTGGCCGGAGCGACAGACCTG TTAGACGGTTACATCGCCCGGACCTGGCCCACTCAGAAGTCGGCGCTGGGCAGTGCCCTCGACCCGCTGGCCGATAAGATTCTCATCAGTATTTTATACGTCAGCCTCACGTGCGCGGGGCTAATACCAG CTCCACTGACTGCCTTAGTGATGTCCAGAGACATCGGCTTGATCGCTGCCGTCTTCTGGGTCAGGTACAAGACTGTTCCTCCACCG GTGACCCTTAGTAAGTTTTTTAACCCCTGCTATACCACAGCACAGCTCAAACCAACACTCATCAGcaag GTGAACACAGCCATCCAGTTATTTCTGGTCGCAGCTTCTCTGGCCTCCCCAGTCTTGCAGTACACAGATAGCGTACTGCTGCAGGGCCTTTg GTATGTTACAGCGGTAACCACAGCAGCATCGGGTTATAGCTACTGGCACTACGGCCGCAAGACAGTCCAGGTGCTGAACAGCAAATCACCGTGA
- the crls1 gene encoding cardiolipin synthase (CMP-forming) isoform X1 has translation MMCFRRLPSPLSSSAAHVRCLVSVRVMPSWRRKHAPVNESSRPKHSSVSGLWHPGLRGMECLAGCWTGDLRQVNASRLHAQGTVHPVHRGLHERTVSGFRSLLSPASRRLCSGKPKETTGSSLEADRKETSTVPGQGLFKFKELYENPWTVPNFLCVCRIVLAPFLGHLIVQQQFHLSIALFVLAGATDLVKADGGTLLKTYLFVYQTHKRGRVQTTDWSSSQLDGYIARTWPTQKSALGSALDPLADKILISILYVSLTCAGLIPAPLTALVMSRDIGLIAAVFWVRYKTVPPPVTLSKFFNPCYTTAQLKPTLISKVNTAIQLFLVAASLASPVLQYTDSVLLQGLWYVTAVTTAASGYSYWHYGRKTVQVLNSKSP, from the exons ATGATGTGTTTCCGGCGGCTGCCCTCGCCTTTGAGCAGCAGCGCAGCACACGTTCGCTGTTTGGTGTCCGTGCGCGTCATGCCGTCATGGCGGCGCAAACACGCACCCGTCAACGAGAGCTCGAGACCTAAACATTCTTCGGTGAGCGGTTTATGGCACCCCGGACTCAGGGGCATGGAGTGCCTCGCCGGGTGTTGGACCGGGGACCTCCGGCAGGTCAACGCGTCGCGGCTGCACGCACAAGGAACCGTGCATCCCGTACACCGGGGACTCCATGAGAGGACAGTGTCCGGTTTCCGGTCTCTGCTGTCCCCCGCATCTCGCAGGCTTTGTAGCGGAAAGCCTAAGGAGACTACGGGCAGCTCTCTTGAGGCTGACCGGAAAGAAACCAGCACCGTCCCGGGACAGGGGCTCTTTAAGTTCAAGGAACTG TATGAGAACCCGTGGACCGTCCCGAACTTCCTGTGCGTGTGCCGGATTGTGTTGGCTCCATTCCTGGGTCACCTGATCGTCCAGCAGCAGTTTCACCTCAGCATCGCTCTGTTTGTGCTGGCCGGAGCGACAGACCTGGTAAAAGCAGACGGTGGCACGTTATTAAAGACGTACCTGTTCGTGTATCAGACACACAAGCGGGGCCGAGTCCAAACCACTGACTGGTCTTCATCTCAGTTAGACGGTTACATCGCCCGGACCTGGCCCACTCAGAAGTCGGCGCTGGGCAGTGCCCTCGACCCGCTGGCCGATAAGATTCTCATCAGTATTTTATACGTCAGCCTCACGTGCGCGGGGCTAATACCAG CTCCACTGACTGCCTTAGTGATGTCCAGAGACATCGGCTTGATCGCTGCCGTCTTCTGGGTCAGGTACAAGACTGTTCCTCCACCG GTGACCCTTAGTAAGTTTTTTAACCCCTGCTATACCACAGCACAGCTCAAACCAACACTCATCAGcaag GTGAACACAGCCATCCAGTTATTTCTGGTCGCAGCTTCTCTGGCCTCCCCAGTCTTGCAGTACACAGATAGCGTACTGCTGCAGGGCCTTTg GTATGTTACAGCGGTAACCACAGCAGCATCGGGTTATAGCTACTGGCACTACGGCCGCAAGACAGTCCAGGTGCTGAACAGCAAATCACCGTGA